The Desulfovibrio fairfieldensis sequence ATGGAACGAATTCATGATGCCCCAGACTGTGCCGAACAGGCCGATAAAGGGCGCGGTGTTGGCCGTGGTCGCCAGAAGTGAGAGTGAACGCTGCAGGCGGGCCAGTTCGCTGGCCACGCCCTGGCGCAGGGCGCGGCGCACATTGTCCACCACCACTTCGCTGGAATTGCCCAGCTCCTTGGAGCGGTTGAACTCCAGCACGCCCTGATGGGCGATGTAATAGAGCGGCGAGGCCGGGTCGGAACCCAGAGACTGCACCGCCTCGCGCAGGCTGGCCGCCTTGTCGAAGCGCTCGGCGCCGCTCAGGGCCTTACGGCTGGCGGCGTTGAGCGCGATGAACTTCTGGATCATCATCCCCCAACTGCCGATGGACATG is a genomic window containing:
- a CDS encoding MotA/TolQ/ExbB proton channel family protein, which produces MEFSFFSMIAQASLIAKAVLALLVLMSIGSWGMMIQKFIALNAASRKALSGAERFDKAASLREAVQSLGSDPASPLYYIAHQGVLEFNRSKELGNSSEVVVDNVRRALRQGVASELARLQRSLSLLATTANTAPFIGLFGTVWGIMNSFHSIGMLKSASLATVAPGISEALVATAIGLGVAVPATVGFNIFMGKLSQVDTLLVNFAGFFLNRVQRELNAHRPVQRAGATEL